A portion of the Pseudorasbora parva isolate DD20220531a chromosome 1, ASM2467924v1, whole genome shotgun sequence genome contains these proteins:
- the bmal1b gene encoding basic helix-loop-helix ARNT like 1b isoform X2 has product MADQRMDISSTMNEFMSSSSTDLISSSMGTPGMDYSRKRKGSMTDYQIDGFSFESEASWMRFLIPSSQLTQYPESERDSMDTDNDKQLVRVDQQMKNAREAHSQIEKRRRDKMNSFIDELASLVPTCNAMSRKLDKLTVLRMAVQHMKTLRGAANPYTEANYKPAFLSDDELKHLILRAADGFLFVVGCDRGKILFVSESVYKILNYSQNDLIGQSLFDYLHPKDIAKVKEQLSSSDTAPRERLIDAKTGLRVRTDIAPSPSRLCSGARRSFFCRMKYNRSLVKMEEKDFPSTCSKKNADRKSFCTIHSTGYLKSWPPIKMGLDEDNEPDNEGCNLSCLVAIGRLHPHIVPQPMNGDIRVKPTEYVSRHAIDGKFVFVDQRATAILAYLPQELLGTSFYEYFHQEDIGHLAECHRQVLQMREKINTNCYNFKIKDGTFITLRSRWFSFMNPWTKEVEYIVSTNTVVSGSSLEGSEPHYPQLTASPQSMDSVLTAGDGSGKTVPGIPGGTRAGAGKIGRMIAEEVMEIQRIRGSSPSSCGSSPLNITNSTPPPDTSSPGGRKISNGGTPDIPSAGMMSGQDSIGYPYSNSSILSDHSHIGIGDITDEPGSSSPSSDEAAMAIIMSLLEADAGLGGPVDFSDLPWPL; this is encoded by the exons ATGGCAGACCAAAGAATGGACATCTCCTCCACAATGAATGAGTTCATGTCTTCCAGTTCCACTGACCTGATCAGCAGCTCCATGGGAACGCCAGGCATGGACTACAGCCGCAAGAGGAAGGGCAGCATGACCGACTATCA AATCGATGGCTTTTCTTTTGA ATCTGAGGCTTCATGGATGAGATTCCTCATCCCAAGCTCACAGCTCACACAATACCCTGAGAGTGAACG GGACAGTATGGACACAGACAATGACAAACAACTTGTAAG GGTCGATCAGCAGATGAAGAATGCAAG GGAGGCTCACAGTCAGATAGAGAAGAGACGCAGAGACAAGATGAACAGCTTCATTGATGAGCTGGCTTCATTAGTGCCTACCTGCAATGCTATGTCCCGCAAACTGGATAAACTCACAGTGCTGCGCATGGCGGTCCAGCATATGAAAACACTCCGAG GTGCTGCAAACCCTTACACTGAAGCTAACTACAAGCCAGCCTTTCTATCAGATGATGAGCTGAAACACTTAATATTAAGG GCTGCTGATGGTTTTCTATTCGTTGTGGGCTGTGATCGGGGAAAGATCCTTTTTGTGTCAGAGTCAGTCtacaaaattctaaattacagtCAG AATGACCTGATTGGCCAGAGTTTGTTTGATTATTTGCATCCTAAAGACATTGCAAAAGTCAAAGAGCAGCTCTCGTCATCTGACACAGCACCACGGGAGAGACTCATTGATGCTAAAA CCGGGCTGCGGGTCAGGACAGACATTGCCCCTAGCCCCTCCAGATTGTGCTCGGGGGCCAGACGCTCCTTCTTCTGCAGAATGAAGTACAACAGGTCCCTTGTCAAAATGGAGGAAAAGGACTTTCCCTCGACTTGCTCCAAAAAGAATG CCGACCGCAAGAGCTTCTGCACCATCCACAGCACTGGCTATCTGAAGAGCTGGCCGCCCATTAAAATGGGCTTAGATGAAGACAATGAGCCTGATAATGAGGGCTGTAATCTCAGCTGCTTAGTGGCCATTGGCCGATTACATCCTCATATTGTCCCACAACCTATGAATGGAGACATTCGGGTGAAGCCGACAGAGTATGTCTCGCGCCATGCCATCGATGGAAAGTTTGTCTTTGTGGACCAAAG GGCCACGGCCATTCTTGCTTATCTACCTCAAGAGCTGCTGGGAACGTCTTTCTATGAGTATTTCCATCAGGAGGACATCGGACATCTTGCTGAATGCCATAGACAGG TGCTGCAGATGAGAGAGAAGATCAACACTAACTGTTACAATTTCAAGATTAAAGATGGAACTTTTATAACTTTAAGAAGTCGCTGGTTCAGTTTCATGAACCCTTGGACCAAAGAAGTAGAATACATAGTCTCAACTAATACAGTCGTCtc GGGCAGTTCCCTTGAGGGATCAGAGCCTCACTATCCGCAGCTCACTGCCTCCCCCCAGAGTATGGACAGTGTCCTTACAGCCGGAGACG GCTCAGGGAAAACGGTCCCGGGAATCCCTGGAGGCACGAGAGCCGGAGCAGGAAAGATCGGCCGCATGATCGCGGAGGAAGTGATGGAGATCCAAAG GATAAGAGGCTCATCCCCCTCTAGTTGTGGCTCAAGCCCCCTCAACATCACTAACAGCACACCCCCTCCTGATACATCGTCCCCTGGGGGCAGGAAG ATCTCAAACGGTGGAACTCCAGATATTCCGTCTGCAGGGATGATGTCAGGCCAGGACAGCATAGGATATCCTTACTCCAACAGCTCTATTTTAA GTGATCACTCACACATTGGCATCGGTGACATCACGGACGAGCCCGGCTCCAGCAGCCCCAGCAGTGATGAGGCTGCCATGGCGATCATCATGAGCCTGCTGGAGGCGGATGCAGGCCTGGGCGGTCCAGTGGACTTCAGTGACTTGCCCTGGCCGCTGTGA
- the bmal1b gene encoding basic helix-loop-helix ARNT like 1b isoform X1: MADQRMDISSTMNEFMSSSSTDLISSSMGTPGMDYSRKRKGSMTDYQIDGFSFESEASWMRFLIPSSQLTQYPESERDSMDTDNDKQLVRVDQQMKNASREAHSQIEKRRRDKMNSFIDELASLVPTCNAMSRKLDKLTVLRMAVQHMKTLRGAANPYTEANYKPAFLSDDELKHLILRAADGFLFVVGCDRGKILFVSESVYKILNYSQNDLIGQSLFDYLHPKDIAKVKEQLSSSDTAPRERLIDAKTGLRVRTDIAPSPSRLCSGARRSFFCRMKYNRSLVKMEEKDFPSTCSKKNADRKSFCTIHSTGYLKSWPPIKMGLDEDNEPDNEGCNLSCLVAIGRLHPHIVPQPMNGDIRVKPTEYVSRHAIDGKFVFVDQRATAILAYLPQELLGTSFYEYFHQEDIGHLAECHRQVLQMREKINTNCYNFKIKDGTFITLRSRWFSFMNPWTKEVEYIVSTNTVVSGSSLEGSEPHYPQLTASPQSMDSVLTAGDGSGKTVPGIPGGTRAGAGKIGRMIAEEVMEIQRIRGSSPSSCGSSPLNITNSTPPPDTSSPGGRKISNGGTPDIPSAGMMSGQDSIGYPYSNSSILSDHSHIGIGDITDEPGSSSPSSDEAAMAIIMSLLEADAGLGGPVDFSDLPWPL, from the exons ATGGCAGACCAAAGAATGGACATCTCCTCCACAATGAATGAGTTCATGTCTTCCAGTTCCACTGACCTGATCAGCAGCTCCATGGGAACGCCAGGCATGGACTACAGCCGCAAGAGGAAGGGCAGCATGACCGACTATCA AATCGATGGCTTTTCTTTTGA ATCTGAGGCTTCATGGATGAGATTCCTCATCCCAAGCTCACAGCTCACACAATACCCTGAGAGTGAACG GGACAGTATGGACACAGACAATGACAAACAACTTGTAAG GGTCGATCAGCAGATGAAGAATGCAAG CAGGGAGGCTCACAGTCAGATAGAGAAGAGACGCAGAGACAAGATGAACAGCTTCATTGATGAGCTGGCTTCATTAGTGCCTACCTGCAATGCTATGTCCCGCAAACTGGATAAACTCACAGTGCTGCGCATGGCGGTCCAGCATATGAAAACACTCCGAG GTGCTGCAAACCCTTACACTGAAGCTAACTACAAGCCAGCCTTTCTATCAGATGATGAGCTGAAACACTTAATATTAAGG GCTGCTGATGGTTTTCTATTCGTTGTGGGCTGTGATCGGGGAAAGATCCTTTTTGTGTCAGAGTCAGTCtacaaaattctaaattacagtCAG AATGACCTGATTGGCCAGAGTTTGTTTGATTATTTGCATCCTAAAGACATTGCAAAAGTCAAAGAGCAGCTCTCGTCATCTGACACAGCACCACGGGAGAGACTCATTGATGCTAAAA CCGGGCTGCGGGTCAGGACAGACATTGCCCCTAGCCCCTCCAGATTGTGCTCGGGGGCCAGACGCTCCTTCTTCTGCAGAATGAAGTACAACAGGTCCCTTGTCAAAATGGAGGAAAAGGACTTTCCCTCGACTTGCTCCAAAAAGAATG CCGACCGCAAGAGCTTCTGCACCATCCACAGCACTGGCTATCTGAAGAGCTGGCCGCCCATTAAAATGGGCTTAGATGAAGACAATGAGCCTGATAATGAGGGCTGTAATCTCAGCTGCTTAGTGGCCATTGGCCGATTACATCCTCATATTGTCCCACAACCTATGAATGGAGACATTCGGGTGAAGCCGACAGAGTATGTCTCGCGCCATGCCATCGATGGAAAGTTTGTCTTTGTGGACCAAAG GGCCACGGCCATTCTTGCTTATCTACCTCAAGAGCTGCTGGGAACGTCTTTCTATGAGTATTTCCATCAGGAGGACATCGGACATCTTGCTGAATGCCATAGACAGG TGCTGCAGATGAGAGAGAAGATCAACACTAACTGTTACAATTTCAAGATTAAAGATGGAACTTTTATAACTTTAAGAAGTCGCTGGTTCAGTTTCATGAACCCTTGGACCAAAGAAGTAGAATACATAGTCTCAACTAATACAGTCGTCtc GGGCAGTTCCCTTGAGGGATCAGAGCCTCACTATCCGCAGCTCACTGCCTCCCCCCAGAGTATGGACAGTGTCCTTACAGCCGGAGACG GCTCAGGGAAAACGGTCCCGGGAATCCCTGGAGGCACGAGAGCCGGAGCAGGAAAGATCGGCCGCATGATCGCGGAGGAAGTGATGGAGATCCAAAG GATAAGAGGCTCATCCCCCTCTAGTTGTGGCTCAAGCCCCCTCAACATCACTAACAGCACACCCCCTCCTGATACATCGTCCCCTGGGGGCAGGAAG ATCTCAAACGGTGGAACTCCAGATATTCCGTCTGCAGGGATGATGTCAGGCCAGGACAGCATAGGATATCCTTACTCCAACAGCTCTATTTTAA GTGATCACTCACACATTGGCATCGGTGACATCACGGACGAGCCCGGCTCCAGCAGCCCCAGCAGTGATGAGGCTGCCATGGCGATCATCATGAGCCTGCTGGAGGCGGATGCAGGCCTGGGCGGTCCAGTGGACTTCAGTGACTTGCCCTGGCCGCTGTGA
- the bmal1b gene encoding basic helix-loop-helix ARNT like 1b isoform X3 codes for MADQRMDISSTMNEFMSSSSTDLISSSMGTPGMDYSRKRKGSMTDYQIDGFSFEDSMDTDNDKQLVRVDQQMKNASREAHSQIEKRRRDKMNSFIDELASLVPTCNAMSRKLDKLTVLRMAVQHMKTLRGAANPYTEANYKPAFLSDDELKHLILRAADGFLFVVGCDRGKILFVSESVYKILNYSQNDLIGQSLFDYLHPKDIAKVKEQLSSSDTAPRERLIDAKTGLRVRTDIAPSPSRLCSGARRSFFCRMKYNRSLVKMEEKDFPSTCSKKNADRKSFCTIHSTGYLKSWPPIKMGLDEDNEPDNEGCNLSCLVAIGRLHPHIVPQPMNGDIRVKPTEYVSRHAIDGKFVFVDQRATAILAYLPQELLGTSFYEYFHQEDIGHLAECHRQVLQMREKINTNCYNFKIKDGTFITLRSRWFSFMNPWTKEVEYIVSTNTVVSGSSLEGSEPHYPQLTASPQSMDSVLTAGDGSGKTVPGIPGGTRAGAGKIGRMIAEEVMEIQRIRGSSPSSCGSSPLNITNSTPPPDTSSPGGRKISNGGTPDIPSAGMMSGQDSIGYPYSNSSILSDHSHIGIGDITDEPGSSSPSSDEAAMAIIMSLLEADAGLGGPVDFSDLPWPL; via the exons ATGGCAGACCAAAGAATGGACATCTCCTCCACAATGAATGAGTTCATGTCTTCCAGTTCCACTGACCTGATCAGCAGCTCCATGGGAACGCCAGGCATGGACTACAGCCGCAAGAGGAAGGGCAGCATGACCGACTATCA AATCGATGGCTTTTCTTTTGA GGACAGTATGGACACAGACAATGACAAACAACTTGTAAG GGTCGATCAGCAGATGAAGAATGCAAG CAGGGAGGCTCACAGTCAGATAGAGAAGAGACGCAGAGACAAGATGAACAGCTTCATTGATGAGCTGGCTTCATTAGTGCCTACCTGCAATGCTATGTCCCGCAAACTGGATAAACTCACAGTGCTGCGCATGGCGGTCCAGCATATGAAAACACTCCGAG GTGCTGCAAACCCTTACACTGAAGCTAACTACAAGCCAGCCTTTCTATCAGATGATGAGCTGAAACACTTAATATTAAGG GCTGCTGATGGTTTTCTATTCGTTGTGGGCTGTGATCGGGGAAAGATCCTTTTTGTGTCAGAGTCAGTCtacaaaattctaaattacagtCAG AATGACCTGATTGGCCAGAGTTTGTTTGATTATTTGCATCCTAAAGACATTGCAAAAGTCAAAGAGCAGCTCTCGTCATCTGACACAGCACCACGGGAGAGACTCATTGATGCTAAAA CCGGGCTGCGGGTCAGGACAGACATTGCCCCTAGCCCCTCCAGATTGTGCTCGGGGGCCAGACGCTCCTTCTTCTGCAGAATGAAGTACAACAGGTCCCTTGTCAAAATGGAGGAAAAGGACTTTCCCTCGACTTGCTCCAAAAAGAATG CCGACCGCAAGAGCTTCTGCACCATCCACAGCACTGGCTATCTGAAGAGCTGGCCGCCCATTAAAATGGGCTTAGATGAAGACAATGAGCCTGATAATGAGGGCTGTAATCTCAGCTGCTTAGTGGCCATTGGCCGATTACATCCTCATATTGTCCCACAACCTATGAATGGAGACATTCGGGTGAAGCCGACAGAGTATGTCTCGCGCCATGCCATCGATGGAAAGTTTGTCTTTGTGGACCAAAG GGCCACGGCCATTCTTGCTTATCTACCTCAAGAGCTGCTGGGAACGTCTTTCTATGAGTATTTCCATCAGGAGGACATCGGACATCTTGCTGAATGCCATAGACAGG TGCTGCAGATGAGAGAGAAGATCAACACTAACTGTTACAATTTCAAGATTAAAGATGGAACTTTTATAACTTTAAGAAGTCGCTGGTTCAGTTTCATGAACCCTTGGACCAAAGAAGTAGAATACATAGTCTCAACTAATACAGTCGTCtc GGGCAGTTCCCTTGAGGGATCAGAGCCTCACTATCCGCAGCTCACTGCCTCCCCCCAGAGTATGGACAGTGTCCTTACAGCCGGAGACG GCTCAGGGAAAACGGTCCCGGGAATCCCTGGAGGCACGAGAGCCGGAGCAGGAAAGATCGGCCGCATGATCGCGGAGGAAGTGATGGAGATCCAAAG GATAAGAGGCTCATCCCCCTCTAGTTGTGGCTCAAGCCCCCTCAACATCACTAACAGCACACCCCCTCCTGATACATCGTCCCCTGGGGGCAGGAAG ATCTCAAACGGTGGAACTCCAGATATTCCGTCTGCAGGGATGATGTCAGGCCAGGACAGCATAGGATATCCTTACTCCAACAGCTCTATTTTAA GTGATCACTCACACATTGGCATCGGTGACATCACGGACGAGCCCGGCTCCAGCAGCCCCAGCAGTGATGAGGCTGCCATGGCGATCATCATGAGCCTGCTGGAGGCGGATGCAGGCCTGGGCGGTCCAGTGGACTTCAGTGACTTGCCCTGGCCGCTGTGA
- the bmal1b gene encoding basic helix-loop-helix ARNT like 1b isoform X4, whose protein sequence is MADQRMDISSTMNEFMSSSSTDLISSSMGTPGMDYSRKRKGSMTDYQIDGFSFEDSMDTDNDKQLVRVDQQMKNAREAHSQIEKRRRDKMNSFIDELASLVPTCNAMSRKLDKLTVLRMAVQHMKTLRGAANPYTEANYKPAFLSDDELKHLILRAADGFLFVVGCDRGKILFVSESVYKILNYSQNDLIGQSLFDYLHPKDIAKVKEQLSSSDTAPRERLIDAKTGLRVRTDIAPSPSRLCSGARRSFFCRMKYNRSLVKMEEKDFPSTCSKKNADRKSFCTIHSTGYLKSWPPIKMGLDEDNEPDNEGCNLSCLVAIGRLHPHIVPQPMNGDIRVKPTEYVSRHAIDGKFVFVDQRATAILAYLPQELLGTSFYEYFHQEDIGHLAECHRQVLQMREKINTNCYNFKIKDGTFITLRSRWFSFMNPWTKEVEYIVSTNTVVSGSSLEGSEPHYPQLTASPQSMDSVLTAGDGSGKTVPGIPGGTRAGAGKIGRMIAEEVMEIQRIRGSSPSSCGSSPLNITNSTPPPDTSSPGGRKISNGGTPDIPSAGMMSGQDSIGYPYSNSSILSDHSHIGIGDITDEPGSSSPSSDEAAMAIIMSLLEADAGLGGPVDFSDLPWPL, encoded by the exons ATGGCAGACCAAAGAATGGACATCTCCTCCACAATGAATGAGTTCATGTCTTCCAGTTCCACTGACCTGATCAGCAGCTCCATGGGAACGCCAGGCATGGACTACAGCCGCAAGAGGAAGGGCAGCATGACCGACTATCA AATCGATGGCTTTTCTTTTGA GGACAGTATGGACACAGACAATGACAAACAACTTGTAAG GGTCGATCAGCAGATGAAGAATGCAAG GGAGGCTCACAGTCAGATAGAGAAGAGACGCAGAGACAAGATGAACAGCTTCATTGATGAGCTGGCTTCATTAGTGCCTACCTGCAATGCTATGTCCCGCAAACTGGATAAACTCACAGTGCTGCGCATGGCGGTCCAGCATATGAAAACACTCCGAG GTGCTGCAAACCCTTACACTGAAGCTAACTACAAGCCAGCCTTTCTATCAGATGATGAGCTGAAACACTTAATATTAAGG GCTGCTGATGGTTTTCTATTCGTTGTGGGCTGTGATCGGGGAAAGATCCTTTTTGTGTCAGAGTCAGTCtacaaaattctaaattacagtCAG AATGACCTGATTGGCCAGAGTTTGTTTGATTATTTGCATCCTAAAGACATTGCAAAAGTCAAAGAGCAGCTCTCGTCATCTGACACAGCACCACGGGAGAGACTCATTGATGCTAAAA CCGGGCTGCGGGTCAGGACAGACATTGCCCCTAGCCCCTCCAGATTGTGCTCGGGGGCCAGACGCTCCTTCTTCTGCAGAATGAAGTACAACAGGTCCCTTGTCAAAATGGAGGAAAAGGACTTTCCCTCGACTTGCTCCAAAAAGAATG CCGACCGCAAGAGCTTCTGCACCATCCACAGCACTGGCTATCTGAAGAGCTGGCCGCCCATTAAAATGGGCTTAGATGAAGACAATGAGCCTGATAATGAGGGCTGTAATCTCAGCTGCTTAGTGGCCATTGGCCGATTACATCCTCATATTGTCCCACAACCTATGAATGGAGACATTCGGGTGAAGCCGACAGAGTATGTCTCGCGCCATGCCATCGATGGAAAGTTTGTCTTTGTGGACCAAAG GGCCACGGCCATTCTTGCTTATCTACCTCAAGAGCTGCTGGGAACGTCTTTCTATGAGTATTTCCATCAGGAGGACATCGGACATCTTGCTGAATGCCATAGACAGG TGCTGCAGATGAGAGAGAAGATCAACACTAACTGTTACAATTTCAAGATTAAAGATGGAACTTTTATAACTTTAAGAAGTCGCTGGTTCAGTTTCATGAACCCTTGGACCAAAGAAGTAGAATACATAGTCTCAACTAATACAGTCGTCtc GGGCAGTTCCCTTGAGGGATCAGAGCCTCACTATCCGCAGCTCACTGCCTCCCCCCAGAGTATGGACAGTGTCCTTACAGCCGGAGACG GCTCAGGGAAAACGGTCCCGGGAATCCCTGGAGGCACGAGAGCCGGAGCAGGAAAGATCGGCCGCATGATCGCGGAGGAAGTGATGGAGATCCAAAG GATAAGAGGCTCATCCCCCTCTAGTTGTGGCTCAAGCCCCCTCAACATCACTAACAGCACACCCCCTCCTGATACATCGTCCCCTGGGGGCAGGAAG ATCTCAAACGGTGGAACTCCAGATATTCCGTCTGCAGGGATGATGTCAGGCCAGGACAGCATAGGATATCCTTACTCCAACAGCTCTATTTTAA GTGATCACTCACACATTGGCATCGGTGACATCACGGACGAGCCCGGCTCCAGCAGCCCCAGCAGTGATGAGGCTGCCATGGCGATCATCATGAGCCTGCTGGAGGCGGATGCAGGCCTGGGCGGTCCAGTGGACTTCAGTGACTTGCCCTGGCCGCTGTGA